A stretch of Aerococcus urinaehominis DNA encodes these proteins:
- a CDS encoding amino acid ABC transporter ATP-binding protein: MTENLMQIRGVHKSFGDKEILRGIDLDIPLGQVTTIIGPSGSGKSTLLRCLNGLEKIDQGSLVFKGQEIGAREADWQNLRQEIGMVFQSYDLFPNLSILDNCCLAPIKVLGQAPDQAQDTARQLLAQVGLAGYEDRKPSALSGGQKQRVAIVRCLCMAPSLILLDEITASLDPEIVNEVLLVILDLAKQDKTMVIVTHEMSFARRVSDQIVFLDQGQVVEVSPVAAFFDRPQSQRAQDFLASLNFDNFLAANA; encoded by the coding sequence GAAATCCTCCGCGGGATTGACCTGGATATCCCACTAGGCCAGGTGACCACGATTATTGGGCCCTCTGGTTCGGGCAAGTCGACCCTCCTGCGTTGCCTCAATGGTTTGGAAAAGATTGACCAAGGCAGTCTGGTCTTTAAGGGCCAGGAAATAGGGGCCAGGGAAGCAGACTGGCAGAACCTGCGCCAGGAGATTGGCATGGTTTTTCAGTCCTATGACCTCTTTCCTAATCTGTCGATTCTAGACAATTGCTGCCTGGCGCCCATTAAGGTTTTAGGTCAGGCTCCTGACCAAGCTCAGGACACGGCCCGCCAACTTTTGGCCCAGGTGGGTCTGGCTGGCTATGAAGACCGCAAGCCGAGTGCCTTGTCAGGGGGACAAAAGCAAAGGGTGGCTATTGTTCGCTGCTTGTGCATGGCGCCTAGCCTAATTCTCTTAGACGAGATTACGGCTTCCTTGGATCCTGAGATTGTCAATGAGGTCTTGCTGGTGATATTAGACCTGGCCAAGCAGGACAAGACCATGGTCATTGTGACCCATGAGATGTCTTTTGCCCGCCGTGTCAGTGACCAAATTGTCTTCCTCGACCAGGGCCAGGTGGTGGAGGTCAGCCCGGTTGCAGCCTTCTTTGACCGGCCCCAAAGCCAACGGGCCCAGGATTTCCTGGCCAGTTTGAATTTTGATAATTTTTTAGCAGCCAATGCTTAA
- a CDS encoding transporter substrate-binding domain-containing protein, which produces MKNIKKYLSLALIFALSLVLVACGAGGSDSSASGDQANSGTDNSLQAVKDRDVLRVAVWGDLKPYSWVDENGNYQGYAVQLSRKMAQDLLGDPDKVEFVTVNAEERVESLNADRVDVVMATFTKTPEREEVVDFADPYMKVAIGLASPKDAPISSADQLAGKKIILNKGTTAEVLFTEEYPDAELEKYESKHQQFQALADGRGDGLVDDNSYLFPWVKENPDFVVSIKELGPVQTNNPAVKKGNTSLLNWINETYAQYSKDGVFKDLYDQELAPFFGEGVTEQDILLDEQL; this is translated from the coding sequence ATGAAAAATATCAAGAAATATCTTTCCCTAGCCCTAATTTTTGCCCTCAGCCTAGTCTTGGTGGCCTGCGGGGCTGGTGGTAGCGACTCGTCAGCTAGTGGCGACCAAGCCAATTCTGGCACAGACAATAGCCTCCAAGCGGTTAAGGACCGCGATGTCCTACGGGTAGCGGTTTGGGGCGACCTCAAGCCTTATTCTTGGGTGGATGAAAATGGTAACTACCAAGGTTATGCTGTCCAACTATCTCGCAAGATGGCCCAAGACCTCTTGGGGGACCCAGACAAGGTGGAATTTGTGACCGTGAACGCTGAAGAGCGGGTAGAATCGCTTAATGCTGACCGGGTAGACGTGGTCATGGCCACCTTTACCAAGACACCTGAACGTGAAGAGGTAGTTGACTTCGCCGACCCTTATATGAAGGTGGCCATCGGTCTGGCCTCACCTAAGGACGCCCCGATTAGCTCAGCCGACCAGCTGGCTGGTAAGAAGATTATCCTCAACAAGGGTACCACTGCTGAGGTCCTCTTTACTGAGGAATATCCTGATGCGGAATTGGAAAAATATGAGTCTAAGCACCAACAATTCCAAGCCTTGGCGGATGGCCGTGGCGATGGTTTGGTTGATGACAACTCCTATCTTTTCCCTTGGGTAAAAGAGAACCCAGACTTCGTAGTATCTATTAAGGAATTAGGTCCGGTGCAAACCAACAACCCAGCGGTTAAAAAGGGCAATACCAGCCTCTTAAACTGGATCAATGAAACTTATGCCCAATACAGCAAAGATGGCGTGTTTAAAGACTTGTATGACCAAGAGCTAGCCCCATTCTTTGGTGAAGGCGTCACTGAGCAGGATATCCTTTTAGATGAGCAACTCTAA
- a CDS encoding ATP-binding cassette domain-containing protein encodes MLTLKNLRKTYQVGDTTTHALDGVSINFRPQEFVAILGPSGSGKTTLLNVVGGLDTYDQGDMVINGQSTKDFQDQDWDAYRNNTIGFIFQSYNLISHLTILNNVELGMTLSGLDNETKRQKALDALDRVGLANQVHKQPSQLSGGQMQRVAIARALANDPDILLCDEPTGALDSKTGQQIMQLIQEVAQEKLVIMVTHDQDLAENYANRIVHFKDGEIMADSNPYQDEDQANTLQLKRTKMSYWTALKLSFNNIKAKKGRTFLTAFASSIGIISIAVVLSLSNGFQQEIEDTQAETTAQFPITISQVASDPSNIDRDQADLPDYPDTNQVTAVADRAQAAQHENDINQDFVDYVKKIDPALAPYINFNTATNLQLMREIAGDIQPVTLSNFDQDSATGQVEQFYAANAGLGSSTFPDYVGNGDQNFLASNYDLLAGQLPTQATDLVLVVDDHNQTNLNALKNLGFDIKDGQNLDMDQIIGTKVRWIANDNYFEKVPSGQFVPKANTQAVYQADGNQDLTITGVVRAKPDATMAILSPGIAYANDLTRQVIDINQDSEIVQAQQDSDRNILTGQKLTGDQKSQILTSLGAAGQPTSIMVYPSNFESKDQVLAYLDQYNEGKDEADQILYTDLAGTMTELTGGLMDAITYVLVAFAGISLVTSMIMIAIITYTSVLERTKEIGVLKALGARKKDITRVFDSETLILGVLSGLIGIGVAYAATVPINLVIENLTGLVGVAKLNPWHALALLITATVLTVLGGHIPARMAANKDAAEALRAD; translated from the coding sequence ATGTTAACTTTAAAAAACCTGCGCAAGACCTACCAGGTAGGCGACACCACCACCCACGCCCTGGATGGGGTGTCGATTAATTTCCGGCCCCAGGAATTTGTCGCGATTTTGGGGCCCTCGGGTTCCGGTAAAACCACCCTGCTCAATGTGGTAGGCGGCCTGGACACCTACGACCAAGGCGATATGGTCATTAATGGCCAATCGACCAAAGACTTCCAGGACCAGGACTGGGATGCCTACCGCAACAACACCATTGGCTTTATCTTCCAGTCCTACAATCTGATCAGCCACCTAACCATCCTGAACAATGTCGAACTGGGGATGACCCTATCCGGACTTGACAATGAGACCAAACGCCAAAAGGCCTTGGACGCCCTGGACCGGGTCGGCCTGGCTAACCAGGTCCACAAGCAACCCAGCCAGTTGTCTGGTGGTCAAATGCAGCGGGTAGCTATCGCCCGGGCCCTGGCCAATGACCCCGACATCCTGCTCTGTGACGAACCAACTGGGGCCCTGGACTCAAAAACCGGCCAACAAATCATGCAGCTCATCCAAGAAGTGGCCCAGGAAAAACTAGTCATTATGGTCACCCACGACCAAGACCTGGCCGAAAATTACGCCAACCGGATTGTCCACTTCAAGGACGGGGAAATTATGGCCGACTCCAACCCCTACCAGGATGAAGACCAGGCCAACACCCTCCAACTAAAGCGGACCAAGATGTCATACTGGACCGCCCTGAAACTATCCTTCAATAATATTAAAGCCAAAAAAGGGCGGACCTTCCTGACCGCCTTTGCCTCCAGTATTGGGATTATTTCCATTGCTGTGGTCCTGTCCCTGTCCAACGGTTTCCAACAAGAAATTGAGGACACCCAGGCCGAAACCACGGCTCAGTTCCCCATCACCATCTCCCAAGTGGCCTCGGACCCTTCCAATATCGACCGCGACCAAGCCGACCTGCCCGACTACCCGGACACTAACCAGGTCACGGCCGTCGCTGACCGGGCCCAGGCCGCCCAGCACGAAAATGATATCAACCAGGACTTTGTCGACTATGTCAAAAAGATTGACCCGGCCCTGGCCCCCTATATCAATTTCAACACGGCCACTAACTTGCAGCTGATGCGGGAAATTGCTGGTGATATCCAGCCAGTGACCCTCTCCAACTTTGACCAGGATTCAGCCACTGGCCAAGTAGAACAATTCTACGCCGCCAATGCTGGCCTGGGCAGTTCGACCTTCCCTGATTACGTCGGCAATGGCGACCAAAACTTCCTAGCCAGCAACTACGACCTCTTGGCCGGCCAATTACCAACCCAGGCCACTGACCTGGTCCTAGTCGTCGATGACCACAATCAGACTAACCTCAATGCCTTGAAAAACCTAGGCTTTGATATTAAAGACGGCCAAAATCTGGACATGGATCAAATTATCGGCACCAAAGTCCGCTGGATCGCCAACGACAACTACTTTGAAAAAGTCCCATCCGGCCAATTCGTGCCCAAAGCAAACACCCAGGCGGTCTACCAAGCGGACGGTAACCAGGACCTGACCATCACCGGCGTGGTCCGGGCCAAGCCCGACGCCACCATGGCCATCTTGAGCCCCGGTATCGCCTACGCTAACGACTTGACCCGCCAGGTCATTGACATTAACCAGGACTCTGAAATTGTCCAAGCCCAACAAGACAGTGACCGCAATATCCTGACTGGTCAAAAACTGACTGGCGACCAAAAATCACAAATCCTCACCAGCTTAGGGGCTGCAGGTCAACCTACCTCAATTATGGTTTATCCAAGTAACTTTGAAAGCAAGGACCAGGTCCTCGCCTACCTGGACCAATATAATGAAGGCAAGGATGAGGCCGACCAAATCCTCTATACCGACTTGGCCGGCACCATGACCGAACTAACCGGTGGCCTCATGGATGCCATCACCTACGTCCTGGTCGCCTTCGCTGGCATCTCCCTAGTCACCTCCATGATTATGATCGCCATCATCACCTACACCTCTGTTCTAGAACGGACCAAGGAAATCGGTGTCCTCAAGGCCCTAGGTGCCCGCAAGAAGGACATCACCCGGGTCTTCGACTCGGAAACCCTGATTTTAGGGGTCCTGTCCGGCCTGATCGGGATCGGCGTGGCCTATGCTGCCACCGTTCCAATTAACTTGGTGATTGAAAACCTAACCGGCCTAGTTGGCGTGGCCAAGCTCAACCCTTGGCATGCCCTGGCCCTGCTAATTACTGCCACCGTCCTCACAGTATTAGGTGGCCACATCCCCGCCCGCATGGCCGCCAATAAGGATGCGGCTGAGGCCTTAAGGGCAGACTAG